A part of Leptospira congkakensis genomic DNA contains:
- a CDS encoding sensor histidine kinase has translation MVTSAALLLQFSNQMKSKGLLILVSIRMVIGWIGVIASFLNFGKPPFWVACFVGFYFLCSSFFAKYKIQNKLVSDLGNLSVMGFLVLDFLIILFGFYLSILNHPKELVATPIQNAIFFSIFFLYQLYIGFFLHRKFSAIMGMVVVVGYIGGLVVATLNGAEFFAGYRLVPQTPNRIVLPLEILKVILLLGITICIVRLVSFLLDILENNNKSLVEELNKIETTLLKNDRLVTLGTLASNVAHEINNPLAGIKSMNEFLFEEELSFLKRKEPLWIEKEKQILWKHRSRQEKREDYDLIMNFFSFLPKGDLNFLADRCIDIGVDHKSFEGFTKDNVKDWDFVYLWLKFKTMEKANLLVSNAINRTEKVISTFRQFSLPFFEQDKSKVFVGDGLRDILFLYNQYWEMSRSLITEIDEQLEVFVCEPAIKLVWSHLLFNAIQSTTANSGEIKIKIHLLNEREVEVSIADNGSGIPDALQNQIFQPFFTTKEKGEGIGLGLYISNEIIKNQNGKMHFESHPGKTIFSVILPVAE, from the coding sequence ATGGTTACATCCGCCGCACTCCTTTTACAATTTTCGAATCAGATGAAGTCCAAAGGACTTTTGATTCTTGTATCCATTCGGATGGTGATTGGTTGGATTGGGGTGATTGCTTCCTTTTTGAATTTTGGAAAACCGCCATTTTGGGTCGCTTGTTTTGTTGGGTTTTATTTTTTATGTTCTTCCTTTTTTGCTAAATATAAAATCCAAAACAAACTGGTTTCTGATTTAGGAAATCTTTCTGTGATGGGTTTTTTGGTTTTGGATTTTTTAATCATTCTCTTTGGATTTTATTTATCTATTTTAAATCATCCAAAAGAGTTAGTTGCTACACCCATACAAAACGCTATTTTTTTCTCAATTTTCTTTTTATACCAACTTTACATTGGTTTTTTTCTGCATCGGAAATTTTCCGCTATCATGGGAATGGTTGTGGTTGTTGGTTATATCGGTGGACTTGTTGTTGCAACTCTTAATGGTGCTGAATTTTTTGCGGGGTATCGACTGGTTCCTCAAACACCGAATCGAATTGTATTACCTTTGGAAATTTTAAAAGTCATTTTGCTTTTAGGTATTACTATTTGTATTGTTCGATTGGTATCTTTTTTATTGGATATATTAGAAAATAATAATAAATCTCTGGTGGAAGAGTTAAATAAAATAGAAACAACATTATTAAAAAATGATCGATTGGTGACACTTGGAACTTTAGCTTCTAATGTTGCACATGAAATCAATAATCCACTTGCCGGAATCAAATCTATGAATGAATTTCTTTTTGAAGAAGAATTGTCTTTTTTAAAAAGAAAGGAACCACTTTGGATTGAAAAAGAAAAACAGATTCTTTGGAAACATCGCTCAAGACAGGAAAAACGAGAAGATTATGATTTGATTATGAATTTTTTTTCATTTTTGCCAAAAGGAGATCTTAATTTTTTAGCTGATAGATGTATTGATATAGGAGTGGATCATAAAAGTTTTGAAGGATTCACAAAAGACAATGTTAAAGATTGGGACTTTGTATATCTATGGCTCAAATTTAAAACTATGGAAAAAGCAAATTTATTGGTTTCTAATGCGATCAATAGAACCGAAAAAGTAATTTCTACCTTTCGTCAATTTTCGTTACCATTTTTTGAACAAGATAAATCCAAGGTTTTTGTTGGCGATGGGCTTCGTGATATATTATTTCTTTATAACCAATACTGGGAGATGAGTCGCAGTTTGATTACAGAAATTGATGAGCAATTAGAGGTTTTTGTTTGTGAACCAGCGATCAAACTTGTATGGTCGCATTTACTTTTTAATGCCATCCAATCCACTACTGCCAATTCAGGGGAAATCAAAATTAAGATACATTTGCTAAATGAAAGAGAAGTGGAAGTGTCCATTGCTGATAATGGTTCGGGAATTCCTGATGCATTACAAAACCAAATTTTCCAGCCATTTTTTACAACAAAGGAAAAAGGAGAGGGGATTGGGCTTGGACTTTATATTTCAAATGAAATCATCAAAAATCAAAATGGAAAGATGCATTTCGAATCTCATCCCGGAAAAACAATTTTCTCCGTGATTTTACCAGTTGCAGAATGA
- a CDS encoding Tll0287-like domain-containing protein: MVTIKSFFQKYILWIVILVFGYNCQTKKLDHEAAAIAITNEAKTNLVQKLNLALREGGTKQAIPFCKLNAIGFTNRLGQKHEVTLRRITNKPRNHSNLLSVEEEKIFLEIEKLKTSEGVFPNKTVTSDESVTVYVPIPVMGFCLQCHGNSNEIQKETKQILNREYPNDKAIGYQVGELRGLFSVKFTK, encoded by the coding sequence ATGGTAACGATAAAATCTTTTTTTCAAAAATACATCTTATGGATTGTCATTTTAGTTTTCGGTTACAATTGCCAAACGAAAAAACTGGATCATGAAGCGGCGGCAATCGCTATTACGAATGAAGCTAAAACAAATTTGGTACAAAAATTGAATTTGGCACTGCGTGAAGGCGGAACCAAACAAGCCATTCCATTTTGTAAGCTGAATGCCATTGGTTTTACGAATCGGTTGGGCCAAAAACATGAAGTCACACTACGACGAATTACAAACAAACCCAGGAATCATTCGAATCTTCTTTCTGTTGAAGAGGAAAAGATTTTTTTAGAAATAGAAAAATTAAAAACGAGTGAAGGTGTATTTCCCAACAAAACTGTCACGTCGGATGAATCAGTGACTGTATACGTCCCAATTCCCGTAATGGGTTTTTGTCTGCAGTGTCATGGAAATTCGAATGAGATCCAAAAAGAGACAAAACAAATTCTCAATAGAGAATATCCAAATGACAAAGCCATTGGTTACCAAGTTGGGGAACTCAGGGGACTGTTTTCGGTGAAATTTACTAAATAA
- the argC gene encoding N-acetyl-gamma-glutamyl-phosphate reductase has protein sequence MKQTKLAIIGAGGLTGKELTKLLAHHPNFELVHVTSNQVDGKHIREVFPDLSHLPDLKFQKHDAPVPKEAGIVLATPNEVSLEKAPIFLKEGRKVIDLSGTFRLHNKAKFETAYQFSHTEFEMMDQVVFGLPELFREKLKNTNFVSNPGCYATSAILPIALLGNLRKEIQDPVIVDAKSGVSGAGGRTEEIKFAYTNVYENFRAYKILTHQHEPEMEEYGFVGTEEKEIHFTPHLLPIYRGILATIYVSFPKGISAEQVREKFQSAAEKEPFVRLYQTPEEVEIRKVQNTNYLDLGFRIKGNTLVIVSALDNLVKGAAGQALQNLNLMYGYPETEGLVAL, from the coding sequence ATGAAACAAACAAAATTGGCAATCATTGGTGCTGGTGGTCTTACGGGAAAAGAACTGACAAAACTTCTTGCCCACCATCCAAATTTTGAACTCGTACATGTCACTTCCAACCAAGTGGACGGGAAACATATCCGCGAAGTATTCCCCGATCTCAGCCATTTGCCTGATTTAAAATTTCAAAAACATGATGCTCCTGTTCCCAAAGAGGCAGGGATTGTCCTTGCAACTCCCAATGAAGTTTCACTCGAAAAAGCTCCAATCTTTCTGAAAGAAGGAAGAAAAGTCATCGATCTATCAGGAACCTTTCGACTCCACAACAAGGCTAAATTCGAAACTGCTTACCAATTTTCCCATACAGAATTTGAAATGATGGACCAAGTTGTATTTGGACTGCCCGAACTTTTTAGAGAAAAATTAAAAAATACTAATTTTGTATCGAATCCAGGTTGTTATGCGACCTCTGCAATTTTACCAATTGCCCTTCTCGGAAATCTTAGAAAAGAAATCCAAGATCCGGTGATTGTCGATGCAAAATCTGGAGTCAGTGGCGCAGGTGGTAGAACCGAAGAAATCAAATTCGCTTATACCAATGTATATGAAAATTTCCGAGCTTATAAAATTCTTACTCACCAACACGAACCAGAAATGGAAGAGTATGGATTTGTAGGAACAGAAGAAAAAGAAATCCACTTCACTCCGCATTTACTTCCCATCTACCGAGGGATTCTAGCGACCATCTATGTTTCTTTCCCCAAAGGAATTAGTGCAGAACAGGTAAGAGAAAAATTCCAATCGGCCGCAGAGAAGGAACCTTTTGTTCGGTTGTATCAAACTCCGGAAGAAGTTGAAATCAGAAAGGTTCAAAACACAAACTATTTGGATCTTGGATTTCGAATCAAAGGAAATACTTTGGTGATTGTTTCAGCATTAGACAACCTCGTTAAAGGGGCCGCTGGGCAAGCCTTACAAAATTTGAATTTGATGTATGGGTATCCGGAAACAGAAGGTCTTGTTGCCCTTTAA
- a CDS encoding PAS domain S-box protein, translated as MNPITLIAGKQELSEIVLEYGLHGFLVWDTTIGIVYPSPVASKSMGMSNGQSFPAECILTSSGVRLETTLGSKDSILGRICFDPSNSAGFPFRMYLKEFTDSGKQFVLIVLDSSMELPNNTNPHILQSTELSRDLFSSSFRSSSIGMEIENPHGEVIEVNPIFCQWLGYSAEELKTKSISDITHPEDLKIELSFLEKLNRGSIQSFQIKKRYIAKDGSLIWAVLSKSIIRDHLGNPIYYLSQILDITESLQAEIELQNLSRLLDQVAGLAKIGGWDLDLKTNKANWTNVTKRIHEVEDDYIPSVSAGISFYPSEESQKRISNAVDLLLKEGKEYNLELEMVTAKGNQTWVRTIGRAEYENGKIVKIYGTIQDINELKKWEMALAAQTAILWSFVEHAPAAVAMLDQEMRYVALSQRWIEDYKIPLSKEEIIGKSHYDIFPNIGPVWKEIHSRGLRGEVLKKDEDVWRPPGWEKDQVLQWEIRPWKQLGGGIGGILMFTRDITEAYETKLELKYAKEFAEKAYSAKSEFLANMSHEIRTPLNGIIGYSDLLAETLENSSYNEYAQIVKQSAHALLNIVNDILDFSKAEAGKLQLAEEPNDLKKLVLEAIKIMNIQAIIKGLDIHFHVEENIPPLLMFDSNRLRQVILNLIGNAIKFTESGFVECNVKRLDLQDPHKVNLRITIKDTGIGIAKVSQEKIFDSFTQEDFSTTRKFGGTGLGLAICKQLLTLMKSNLQLKSELNQGSEFYFDIQLRIPEFDPELNPSESETKSQEEGHLHRSKVSESFKILVVEDNAVNLGLMKNFIKRILPEAKILEAQNGEEAIQVFQADPPSLILMDIQMPIMNGYDATKEIRKLKIGKELPIIAVTAGIIAGEKEKCLSIGMNDYISKPVQKENLKQILLKWL; from the coding sequence ATGAATCCGATTACATTGATTGCAGGCAAACAAGAGTTATCTGAAATTGTATTGGAATACGGTTTACATGGCTTTTTGGTTTGGGATACAACAATCGGGATTGTTTACCCAAGTCCCGTTGCTTCCAAGTCCATGGGGATGTCCAATGGACAGTCCTTTCCAGCAGAATGTATTCTTACGAGTTCTGGGGTTCGTTTGGAAACAACCCTTGGTTCCAAAGATTCCATCCTGGGTCGAATTTGTTTTGATCCAAGTAATAGCGCTGGATTTCCATTTCGAATGTATCTTAAGGAATTCACAGACTCTGGAAAACAGTTTGTACTCATTGTTTTGGATTCCAGTATGGAGTTACCAAACAATACAAATCCTCATATTTTACAATCCACTGAACTCTCCAGAGATTTGTTTTCCTCTTCATTTCGAAGTTCAAGCATTGGAATGGAAATCGAAAATCCTCATGGTGAAGTGATCGAAGTGAATCCCATCTTTTGTCAGTGGCTTGGATATTCGGCAGAGGAATTAAAAACAAAATCGATCTCGGACATCACTCATCCAGAGGATTTGAAAATTGAACTTTCTTTTTTGGAAAAACTAAATCGGGGTTCTATCCAAAGTTTTCAAATTAAAAAACGTTATATCGCAAAAGATGGAAGTTTGATTTGGGCAGTTCTGAGTAAGTCCATCATCAGAGATCATTTGGGAAATCCAATTTATTATCTTTCTCAAATTTTAGATATTACTGAATCCTTACAAGCAGAGATTGAACTACAAAATTTATCCAGACTTCTAGACCAAGTGGCTGGCCTTGCTAAAATTGGTGGTTGGGACTTAGATTTAAAAACCAATAAAGCAAACTGGACCAATGTAACAAAAAGAATTCATGAAGTAGAAGATGATTATATCCCGAGTGTCAGTGCTGGGATTAGTTTTTATCCTTCGGAAGAGAGTCAAAAGAGGATCTCCAATGCAGTGGATTTATTATTAAAAGAAGGTAAAGAATACAATTTAGAATTGGAGATGGTGACTGCCAAAGGAAACCAAACTTGGGTTAGAACGATTGGGCGAGCCGAGTATGAAAATGGAAAAATCGTAAAGATTTACGGAACCATTCAAGATATCAATGAACTGAAAAAATGGGAAATGGCACTTGCTGCACAAACGGCCATTTTATGGTCTTTTGTGGAACATGCCCCAGCCGCCGTTGCCATGTTAGACCAAGAGATGAGGTATGTGGCTCTTAGTCAACGTTGGATTGAAGACTATAAAATTCCACTTTCCAAAGAAGAAATCATTGGGAAAAGTCATTATGATATTTTTCCCAATATTGGTCCCGTATGGAAAGAAATTCATTCACGAGGATTACGTGGAGAAGTTTTAAAAAAAGACGAAGATGTTTGGCGCCCACCTGGTTGGGAAAAAGACCAAGTGTTACAATGGGAAATTAGACCTTGGAAACAGTTAGGTGGTGGTATTGGCGGAATTTTAATGTTTACTCGGGATATTACAGAAGCCTATGAAACAAAATTAGAATTAAAATATGCCAAAGAATTTGCTGAAAAAGCATACAGTGCAAAGTCAGAATTTTTAGCGAATATGAGCCATGAGATTCGGACTCCACTAAATGGAATCATTGGCTACTCTGACTTACTTGCAGAGACATTAGAAAATTCTTCTTATAATGAATACGCACAAATCGTAAAACAGTCGGCCCATGCGCTTTTGAATATCGTAAATGATATTTTGGATTTTTCCAAAGCTGAAGCTGGAAAATTACAATTAGCTGAAGAACCGAATGACTTAAAAAAATTGGTTTTGGAAGCAATCAAAATTATGAATATCCAAGCCATTATCAAGGGTTTGGACATTCATTTTCATGTTGAAGAAAATATTCCTCCGCTACTGATGTTTGATTCCAATCGTTTAAGACAGGTGATTTTAAATTTAATTGGGAATGCAATCAAATTTACGGAATCAGGATTTGTTGAGTGTAATGTGAAACGATTGGATTTACAGGATCCTCATAAAGTAAACTTACGAATCACAATCAAAGATACTGGGATTGGCATTGCAAAAGTTAGCCAAGAAAAGATTTTTGATTCCTTTACTCAGGAAGATTTTTCCACCACACGAAAGTTTGGTGGTACGGGGCTTGGTCTTGCTATTTGTAAACAACTTCTTACTCTTATGAAGTCAAATTTACAGTTAAAAAGTGAATTGAATCAAGGAAGTGAGTTTTATTTTGATATCCAATTAAGAATTCCTGAATTTGATCCTGAATTGAATCCTTCTGAATCAGAAACAAAATCACAAGAAGAAGGTCATCTCCATCGTTCCAAGGTTAGCGAATCTTTTAAAATTTTGGTTGTAGAAGACAATGCAGTCAATCTTGGGCTTATGAAAAATTTTATCAAACGGATCTTACCAGAAGCGAAAATCCTAGAAGCTCAAAATGGAGAAGAAGCAATCCAGGTATTCCAAGCAGATCCACCTTCTTTGATTTTGATGGACATTCAAATGCCTATTATGAACGGATATGATGCCACTAAAGAAATTAGAAAACTAAAGATTGGGAAAGAACTACCCATCATTGCAGTGACTGCGGGGATCATTGCTGGTGAAAAAGAGAAATGTTTGAGTATTGGAATGAATGATTATATCAGTAAACCTGTCCAAAAAGAAAATTTAAAACAGATTCTTTTGAAATGGTTATAA
- a CDS encoding chitobiase/beta-hexosaminidase C-terminal domain-containing protein, giving the protein MKQLLVLIFFITNCVLIPTNNQSQTEPGIFAFLLGLVGGSPPSSQNLSPGTTIDLSGDGIPDGTLIDTDGDGISDSINLTGGTIPNLVLIDTNGDGIPDAVDTNGDGIPDYYISPNPPGFLTTAPGGSGNPVVIILDANGNPLGFDTDGDGTPNDTTIVAILSDTTPPTITSSLLAGNYSTSQTTTLTCTDNKAPGSIVYTLDGSTPAFFPKTGIVLTTSSKSISLSTEGTHTLQAFCRDLAGNISSTLNIVYTIDTKIPALSIVSQSSQAISSSSGAIGSSTATWRSDRSGSFTVREGSSCESGTIATTGSATANVDQGFVRSHTHFTGEGTKTYRICVTGSNGLTGFVSLTLTRDDTAPVVTALPGAGSYGDATSVSLSCSDTGGTGCEQIVYAVQVGSSPSNPDIQGNTGNVISGSLYTSAIAMSDAAVTYTKFIARDKAGNVSNVNSQNYTVDTQVATITINSHTAAINGTSNVTISWQSSKVGSYQFRMGGSSCSNGTALTNTGSNANVTGNAALATNITTTIANSQFVEGNNTIRICVANMVGSFGSTTRSTEKDTVAPVVSMASPSGVGPFPSGTQLQLSCADTGGLGCDKIIYTLNGTEPTFDGSGAVTNGTVYSSAVALSNGNQEVKYLGRDLAGNLSTAASQSFYIGPPDAPNFVEAQAGGSSAVVQWWPVSGATSYTVYYGTSPGVTTSSSSFGPVTNPNATVTGLSNGSFYYFRVVASSSAGSSAVSLMEAGTMVLNAAPGTSTLGSHFDISAGQGTNAVPYQASAVIDPVNQKLLAVSQNGTNSNKPSLYRCDLDGSNCNHIDISAGQGSSSGTSARIVIDRIHSKLLVAALNNGRLSLFRCNLDGTSCTHSDISAGQTGVQSSPFPVLDYTNKKLLVVTNYVGKSALFRCDLDGTNCTYTNISAGQPTNSGQSPSVVIDPIHSKLLFVTNNWSVGGAGGSGRPGFFRCNLDGSSCVFIDITAGQGASSGTYPSIVVDSINRKFVVTTCNGSNNSKLGMFRCDLDGTNCSHTDISAGQGLNSGNASSAIIDTVNAKLITVTANGANNGKLGLFRCNLDGSSCTHTDISSGQGTNSGNMPATLLNPFNGKILVVTQNAANNNKPSLFIW; this is encoded by the coding sequence ATGAAACAACTATTAGTATTAATATTCTTCATAACAAACTGTGTATTAATTCCTACAAACAACCAATCACAAACAGAACCTGGCATTTTTGCCTTTTTATTAGGCCTTGTTGGTGGTTCTCCTCCTTCTTCACAAAACCTAAGTCCAGGAACCACCATTGACCTGTCAGGTGATGGGATCCCCGATGGAACACTTATTGATACTGATGGAGATGGTATTTCTGATTCAATCAATCTTACGGGAGGAACCATTCCTAATTTAGTTTTGATTGATACAAACGGAGATGGGATTCCCGATGCAGTCGATACCAATGGAGATGGAATTCCTGATTATTATATTAGTCCAAATCCTCCTGGTTTTTTAACCACAGCACCTGGTGGATCAGGAAATCCGGTTGTAATCATTTTGGATGCAAACGGCAATCCATTAGGTTTTGATACCGATGGAGATGGAACTCCGAACGATACAACCATCGTTGCTATCTTGAGTGATACAACTCCACCCACAATCACAAGTTCTTTGTTAGCTGGAAATTATTCTACAAGTCAAACTACAACACTTACTTGTACTGACAACAAAGCACCTGGTTCTATTGTTTATACTTTGGATGGATCCACTCCTGCTTTTTTCCCAAAAACCGGAATTGTTCTTACGACATCCTCTAAATCTATTTCTCTTTCGACAGAAGGAACTCATACCCTCCAAGCTTTTTGTCGTGACCTGGCGGGAAATATATCCTCAACATTAAACATTGTTTATACGATTGATACAAAAATCCCAGCACTTTCGATTGTAAGTCAATCTTCACAAGCAATTAGTTCTTCTTCCGGTGCCATTGGAAGTTCTACTGCTACTTGGAGGTCTGATCGATCAGGATCTTTTACCGTTAGAGAAGGGAGCTCTTGCGAATCAGGTACCATCGCTACTACAGGATCGGCCACTGCAAACGTAGACCAAGGATTTGTTCGTTCTCATACTCACTTCACAGGGGAAGGAACTAAAACCTATCGTATTTGTGTCACTGGTTCTAATGGACTGACAGGATTTGTTTCTCTCACTCTCACAAGAGATGATACAGCACCAGTGGTGACTGCACTTCCCGGTGCCGGAAGTTATGGAGATGCTACTTCCGTTTCTCTTTCTTGTTCGGATACAGGTGGTACTGGCTGTGAACAAATTGTTTATGCGGTACAGGTTGGTTCAAGTCCCTCAAATCCAGATATCCAAGGAAATACTGGAAATGTAATCAGTGGAAGTTTATATACTTCTGCTATCGCAATGAGCGATGCAGCAGTCACCTATACAAAGTTTATTGCTAGAGACAAAGCCGGAAATGTTTCGAATGTCAATTCTCAAAATTATACAGTGGATACACAAGTGGCTACGATTACCATCAATTCACATACGGCTGCAATTAATGGAACATCTAATGTAACAATCAGTTGGCAAAGTTCCAAGGTTGGATCTTACCAATTTCGTATGGGTGGTTCCAGTTGTTCGAATGGAACCGCTCTTACCAATACAGGAAGTAATGCCAATGTCACTGGAAATGCTGCTCTTGCAACCAACATCACAACGACGATTGCAAACTCACAATTTGTGGAAGGAAACAATACGATTCGTATCTGTGTTGCGAACATGGTGGGAAGTTTTGGATCTACAACTCGTTCTACAGAGAAAGATACTGTAGCTCCTGTTGTATCAATGGCTTCCCCTTCTGGGGTTGGCCCTTTTCCCTCAGGAACACAACTCCAACTCAGTTGTGCTGATACGGGTGGCCTTGGTTGTGATAAAATCATTTATACATTGAATGGGACTGAACCTACATTTGATGGAAGTGGTGCTGTTACCAATGGAACCGTTTATTCTTCCGCAGTTGCACTTTCCAATGGAAACCAAGAAGTAAAATACCTCGGTCGCGATTTGGCTGGAAATCTAAGCACAGCAGCTAGCCAAAGTTTTTATATTGGTCCACCTGATGCTCCCAATTTTGTGGAAGCCCAAGCTGGAGGAAGTTCCGCCGTTGTCCAGTGGTGGCCTGTTTCTGGAGCCACTTCGTACACAGTGTACTATGGAACAAGTCCTGGAGTGACTACATCTTCCAGTAGTTTTGGGCCAGTGACAAATCCCAATGCTACTGTTACTGGTTTGAGTAACGGCTCCTTTTATTATTTTAGAGTGGTGGCTAGTAGTTCAGCAGGGTCCAGTGCCGTTTCGTTAATGGAAGCCGGGACGATGGTCTTGAATGCTGCTCCAGGAACAAGTACACTTGGATCTCATTTTGATATTTCTGCAGGCCAAGGCACAAATGCCGTCCCATACCAAGCCTCAGCAGTGATTGATCCAGTGAATCAGAAACTGTTAGCTGTTAGTCAAAATGGAACCAACAGTAACAAACCTAGTTTGTATCGTTGTGATTTGGATGGTTCTAATTGTAATCATATTGACATTTCAGCAGGGCAAGGATCCAGTTCTGGAACTTCCGCCAGAATCGTTATAGATCGAATTCATTCAAAACTATTGGTTGCTGCATTAAATAATGGTCGTTTGAGTTTATTTCGTTGTAATCTGGATGGAACAAGTTGTACCCATAGCGATATATCGGCAGGACAAACGGGAGTTCAAAGTTCTCCCTTTCCTGTGTTAGACTATACAAATAAAAAGCTCTTGGTAGTAACAAATTATGTAGGAAAATCCGCACTCTTTCGTTGTGATTTAGATGGAACAAATTGTACGTATACAAATATCTCCGCAGGACAGCCAACAAATTCTGGCCAATCACCAAGTGTTGTCATTGATCCGATTCATTCTAAACTTTTGTTTGTAACAAACAATTGGAGTGTTGGTGGTGCGGGTGGTAGTGGCAGGCCAGGTTTCTTTCGCTGTAATTTGGATGGGAGTAGCTGTGTTTTTATTGATATCACTGCAGGCCAAGGTGCAAGTTCTGGAACCTATCCATCTATAGTTGTTGATTCGATAAATAGGAAGTTTGTTGTAACGACCTGTAATGGTTCCAACAATTCGAAACTTGGAATGTTCCGTTGTGATTTAGATGGAACTAACTGTAGCCATACTGATATTTCCGCAGGGCAAGGACTTAACTCGGGGAATGCTTCTAGTGCGATCATTGATACCGTGAATGCTAAATTGATAACGGTCACTGCCAATGGCGCCAATAACGGGAAACTCGGTCTCTTCCGATGTAACTTGGATGGGAGTAGTTGCACTCATACGGATATTTCTTCTGGACAAGGAACCAATTCGGGAAATATGCCTGCGACACTTCTGAATCCATTTAACGGGAAAATATTGGTTGTGACACAAAATGCTGCCAATAATAACAAACCGAGTCTTTTTATCTGGTAA